The region TGTTTTGAAAAATATGGGGTGAGACCTTCACAGTTTATAGATTATCAATCACTTTTAGGTGATAGTGCTGATAATGTGCCTGGAGTAAAGGGTGTAGGTGCAAAAACTGCAGAAGCATTGATTAAAGAATATGGTTCTTTAGATAAGATTTATGAAAATCTTGAAAATATAGAAAAGACAAGATGGAAAAATCTTTTAACTGAAGGTAAAGAGATGGCTTATATCTCAAAACAATTAGTAACATTAAATACAGATTGTCATTGTATTGATGAGATAGAAACATATCAATTACCAAAAGAAAATCCAATATTAAGGATTGCTGATATTTTATTGGAATATGATTTAAATAGAATCATTGATAGAGTAAATAAAGAGGGTTTAAATTATAAAACTAATATTCCTATAAAAATTGAAAAAAAAGTAGAAAATTATGAATATATACTTTTAGATGATGAAAAAAAATTATTAGAAGTTATAAATTCAATTCCTGAAGATACAATTGTTGCTTTTGATACAGAAACAACAGATATAGATACAAAAAATGCTTCATTGGTAGGTTTTTCATTTTGTTTTGAGAATAACAAAGCATATTATATCCCTATAAATCACCAATATTTAGGTGCACCTGCACAAATCTCTTTTGAAATTGTTTCTGAAGCTATAAACAAATTAAATACTAAAAAATTAGTTTTGCAAAACTTCAAATACGATTTTTCAATTATTAAAAATGAACTAAATATTGAATTAAAACTTTATGCAGATACAATGATTTTAGCATGGTTATTAAACAGTAGTGAAAGAGTAGGGCTTGATGCTTTAGCTTCAAAATATTTTGACCACACTATGATAGCTTTTAAAGATGTAGTTAAAAAAGGTGAAAATTTTTCTAATGTAGATATAAATGAAGCTTGTAATTATGCTGCTGAAGATGCACTATTTACTTATAAAATCTATTTTAAACTTTTAGAAGAATTTAAAGAAATCCAAGCAGAAAACTTGGTAAAAATCGCTCATGACTATGAATTTGATTTTATTTATGTTTTAGAAAATATGGAAGAAAATGGAATAAAACTTGATATTGAAAAACTAAAAGAATTAAAACAAAAAAGCAATATATATATTCAAGAATTAACATCAAAAATTTATGAAAAAGCAGGAAGAGAGTTTAATATCAATTCTCCTAAACAATTAGGTACATTACTTTTTGATGAATTAAAACTTCCACCATCTAAGAAAACAAAAAGTGGTTATAGTACAAACGAAGTAGTACTTCAAAAACTAAAAGATGCTCATGAGATTGTTCCTTTATTATTAGACTACAGAGAATCTTATAAATTACAATCTACATATATTGAACCCTTATTAAATTTAGCAAAAAAAGATGATAAAAATAGAATCTATACATCATTTTTACAAACCGGAACTGCAACAGGTAGATTAAGTTCAAAAAATCCAAACCTACAAAACATCCCTGTTAGAAGTGAAGCAGGGGGACTAATTAGAAGTGCCTTTATACCTAAAGATGGATATAAGCTTGTTGGTATTGATTATTCACAAATAGAATTAAGACTTTTAGCACATTTTTCTCAAGATGAAGCTTTAGTTGAAGCATTTAAAGCAAATAAAGATATTCATAGACAAACAGCTGTAAAAATATTTGGAGAAGAGTTAGCTGATTCTAAAAGATCTATCGCCAAATCAATAAACTTTGGATTACTTTATGGAATGGGTAGTAGAAAACTTGGAGATACATTAGGAATACCTGCAAAAGAAGCAAAACAATATATTGATGCTTATTTTGAAAACTTTGTTAGTGTTAAAGAATATTTAAAATCTATTGAAAATAAAGCATTAGAAAATGGTTTTGTAGAGACTTTAATAGGTAGAAGAAGAGTTTTTGATTTTGATTCTGCAAATGCTATGATGAAAGCTGCTTTTTTAAGAGAATCAGTAAATACACTTTTTCAAGGTAGTGCAGCAGATTTAATAAAACTAGCAATGATTGATATATATAAAAAGTATAAAAACAACGATAAAATCAATATGTTATTGCAAATCCATGATGAATTAATATTTGAAATAGAAGAATCAGAAGTAGATAAAATAACGAAAGATATTGTAGATATAATGGAAAATATATATAAATTAAATGTACCTCTAAAGGTCTCAAAAAGTATAGGAATGTCTTGGCAAGAACTTAAATAGATTAAAAATATTTACTTTTTCTTTATTTTTTAATAATTTTCTTTTGACATTTGAATTCAATTTTGTTAAAATAAGTTTCTAAAATATTTACAAAAGAGTCAAACATGATAAAAACATTAAAAAACATTAGAAAATTGTACAATGCAAAATTACTTTTTGTTAGTAATGATAGTTCATTAAGTACAACTATAGAAAATGAATTTGATGAATACTTCAAAGAATTATCTTTGGTAGAAAGCTCAGATGAAGCAATAGAAAAACTAGAAGAAACAAATTTTGATATGATTATAATTGATACTGATGTTTCTGCTAAAGATTTTGAAGAAGCATGCTCTGCTATATCAAATGCTGCACCATCATTACCTAAAATTATTATTTCAAATAATGATAACAATGATGATATTGTTACAGCTATAAATAGTAGTGCATACACATTTTTAACAAAACCTTTAAAATCAAAAGATATAAAGTTGGCAGTTATAATGTGTTTAAATCAAACAAAAAGAGGTGACAAAATAGAATTCCAAGATGGTATTTATTTTGATGAATATAGAGATCAATTCTTTAAACCTGGTGGTGTACTTATTGACTTTACAAGACTTGAAAAAGGTTTTATGAAACTTCTAATTAGTAAAAAAGGTGATATTGTAGATTATGATACAATCAAGAGTGTAGTTTGGAAAGGTAAAAATATGTCTATTTATACAATGAGAAATATTGTAAATAAAATTAGACAAAAAACTTACTATGAAATTATAAAGAATCATTCAAATAAAGGTTATACAATTGATAGTCCGAAAAAATAGTCAATTGTAAAATTAATATTAATAAATTCAATGGAAGAAAAAATTGTATCTAAAGAGGAACTTATTCAACTTTTCGAGGATCAAAAATTACTTGATACTGGGAAAGGTTGGATGATGGGTGATTATGAAGTGGAAATTATCGCACTTCATGAAATAGATCCTAAATTTTTGCAAGATGTAACAAATGCAAAGTTCTATAAGTTAAAACCAAAAGAGGGGAAATAAATAATGTCACACTGTCCATACTGTGGAAAAAAAATAGCTATGAGTAAAGCATTTTGCTCGCGTAGTTGTAAAGAGAACTATTTTCAATTGATTGCAATACAAGTTCCAAAACCATTTTTAAAAAGAATCTTTATATTTAGTACTCCTGAAGAAAGAGAAAAAGAGATAGAAAACTTCGCAAATAGACATGGTTGGAGAATTGATTTACTGCAAAAAAAGATAGATGAATTAGCAGTAGAGTATGGATTCATTGAAACAAAATAATACTAATATTACACTTGATAATAGTATATTAAATCAATCACAAATTTTATATGTTGAAGATGATGAACTTATTAGAAATGAAACATTTTCAATTTTAGAAAGATTTTTCAAAAAAGTATTTATTGCAAAAGATGGTAAAGAAGCTCTTGACATTTACCATGAAAACAAATCAGATATTGAATTAATACTTACAGATATAAATATGCCTATAATGGATGGTATTGAATTTATCACTGAAGTTAGAAAAGAAGATGATGAAACACCAGTTCTTGTAGTAACTGCATTTAATGATGTTTCATTGCTTATAAAAGTTATTAAACTTAATGTATCTGATTATATTGTAAAACCTATGCAAATGAATGCTACATTAAAAATATTAAATAAGATACTTATAAATAAACATAATCAAAAAATGGTTTTGAAGCAGAAAAATGAACTTCAAATCTATAAAGATATTTTAGATAAAGAAAATTTAGTTAGTGAAACAGACTTAAATGGTATTATAACTTACGCTAATGATATTTTTTGTGAAGTTTCAGGATACACAAAAGAGGAATTAATTGGTGTAAACCATAATATAGTAAGACACCCTGATGTATCACCTAAAATATATGAAAATATGTGGAATACTATCCAAAATAAACAAGTTTGGAAGGGAAAAATTAAGAATAAAGCAAAAGATGGTTCTGCATATTATGTCAAATCTACAGTTTTTCCTATTTTAGATGAAGATGGAAATATTGAAAAATATGTTGCAAGTAGATTTCTAATCACTGAAGATGAGGAAGAAAGACATAAATTAAAAAAATACATAATGCATCAAAAAACACAACAAGTAAAACATGAAAAACAGCTTCAAGATGAATTTGATGATGCCTTACATTATGCCAAAATGCAAAAAGACCAACAAGTAGCAAAATTTATTCATGAATTAAATGAACAAATTAAGATACTAAGAGCAAAAAATGCAGATGAAAAAGGGAGAGTATTAGGTTTAGAAAAAAACTTAAAAAATGCTCTAGATAAAAATGATGATCTTCAAAAGGGATATCAAACAAGAATAGAGAAACTTCATTCTACTGCAATAACTGCAGCAGAAGAGTATCAGAAGATTAAAAAAAGAGATGGAATAATAACAGAAAAATTACAAAAATCTCAAGAAGCTATAAAAACCTTACAAGGTTATATTGATGAATATAGAAAGAAAATCAGCGATTTAGAAGATGTAATAGCTACATATGAAAAGGAGCATGGTAAAATCACTATTTAGACGCTGTTTTTTTTGAAATAAAAAGTAGTAGTAAAATACAAAAAAAAGCAAATATTCCTGAGATAAGCATCCCCATAGTTAGCCATCCACCATATAAAAACCCAAGTTGAATATCAGGTTGTCTGTAAAATTCAGCTATTATTCTAGTTATTGAATAAAGAATTCCATACATTATTGCTAACTGTCCATCAAAAGTTTTTCTTTTTCTATAAATAAAAAGTATTACAAAAACTAAAATACCTTCTAAAGCCCCTTCATATAGTTGAGATGGATGTCTTAAAATACCATCTACATATATGCCCCAAGGAACATCAGTAACTCTACCAACTAATTCTTGATTGAAAAAATTACCTATTCTTCCAAATACGTAAGCTCCCGAAATACCTAAAACAGAAATATCGGTAATAAACCAGAAGGATACCTTATGTTTTTTACAAAAAAGTAAAGAGGCTATTAAAAACCCTATAAATGCACCATGATAACTCATTCCTGATATACCAGTATATACACCATCAATAAATGGATTAAATATTTGCCAAGGATGAGTCAAATAATACATAGTTTGAGTATCATAAAATAATACATAGCCCAATCTAGCACCTAATATTACACCAATCTCTGCCCACCAAATATATGAATCAAAAAGTTCATTTGATATTGGTAACTTATCATGTTTTATAAACCATTTTGCAATAAATATTGCAGAGATTAGTGCTAGGGCATACATTATTCCATACCAGTGAACAGCAATAGAACCTATATTAAATGCAACTGGATTAAAGTTAGAATAAATATTTTGCCAAAATTCCATATTTTCCCTAATCTAAAGCTTCAGCTATTAATTCAATAGGATTTTTAAATTTAACATCAACATTAGCTTGGTGTAAAGAGTTTGTAATCTGCATTCTACAGGCACTACATTCAGCACTTACAATTTGTGCTTTTGTATCTTTAATCATTGCAGCTTTTGGTACACCAGCAGCTTTCGCAAAATGGTATTTTTCTGTTTGCATAGTTACACCACCAAATCCACAACATCTATTGGGATCACTCATTTCGTTAATTACATAGTTTTGCTTAAGAAGTTCTCTTGGTTCTTGCCAAACATTTTGCATTTTTCTTGCATGACATGGGTCATGGTATGTAATAACTTCATTGATTTTTTTGTTTGATGCAGCTAATTTTTCTTTTAATTTTGTAGAATTCTCTAACCATTTTGTTGCTAATAAAACTTTTTTAGATATTTTTGCTGCTCTTTCTTTCCATTCTGGTTGATTATGTAAATAGTGTTCCCAATCTTGATTAATCATTGCACTACAAGTAGCTTCAGGAATTATTATAGCATCTACTTCATCAATCCATGTCTCAAAATATTCAATATTTTTCTTCACAAGATAATCAACTGTATCAAAATCTCCTGTAAAATAAGCAGGAGCACCACAACAAAGTTGTTTTTTGGGAATAAATATATTTACATCCAATTTTTTAAGTACATCAACTAAAGCATCACCAATATTTGTATATGAATAATTACCCATACAACCTATAAAAATTGCAACTTTATTTTTTCTGCCATCACTTAATTCTACTTGATTTTTTGCAGGTATATTTTCAGGATATTTATTTAAAAATGTTTTCTTATCAGCAAAAGGTAGAGCTCTATCTTTTTTTACAATTGGTAAAGAAAATCTAGGTAATGCACTCTCTTTGGCTTTATCTATTTTTAAACCACATGTTTGAAATACCCACCCAAGTTTTGCAAGAAAATCCATAGTTTTTCTATGTCTTAAAAGATAAAAAAATGCTCTTTTATACCAAGCAATACCATATTTTTTTGCAATATCAGATCTTACTTGTTCAATAATCATATCAGTAGGTAAATCATTAGGACAAACTTCTACGCAATTTGTACATAAAAAACATGATTCAAAAATATCTTTTGCATTTTTATCTAATTCTAGTTCATCTCGCTTATAAGCACCAAGAAGATCGATAAAACCTCTTGGACTTGTAGTTTCATCTTGATTTATATTAAAAATTGTACAAACTGGTTTACATTTACCACATTTAACACAATCATCACTTATTTTTGTATAATCAAATTTTTGAATTTCACTCATTATATCGTTTTACTAAACCTTCTTTTATTTTCTGGTACTTTTTTTAAATATGCATCAAATGGCATACATATATTTCTAATTAACATTGTTCCTGTTTGAGATACTTGTATTTTATCATCAACAATAGAAACTAAATCTGCTTCAATAAACTCAGTTAACATTTTTAAGTCTTCATTAAAGTAGTCATAAAAATCTATATTAAACTTCTCTTCTACTCTTTTTATATTTAAACTAAAATTACTCATTAATTCCATAATTACATATTGTCTTAATATATCATCTTCGCTAAGTTTATAACCTTTAAATGTTGGTAGTTTCCCTTCATCTAAAGAGGCTTCATATTGTTTTAAATCTTTAAAATTTTGTGCATAATAATCAACACCATTTCCAATAGATGTCACACCAATTCCTATTAAATCTGCACCACCTTTTGTTGTATATCCTTGGAAGTTTCTATGTAATTCGCCTTTTTCTATTGCTTTGAATAATTCATCTTCAGGCTTTGCAAAGTGATCCATTCCCACCATTTTATAACCATTTGTAGTAAAAAAATCAATTGTATCTTTTAAAATCTCTAATTTTTCTGTTGGTGGTGCAAAAGTTGATTCATCAAACTTTCTCATAGTTTTCATTAGCCATGGTACATGGGCATAGTTAAATACAGCTAATCTATCTGGATTTAATTTTATAATTTGTTCAATTGTTTCATGAAAAGTTTTTTTATTTTGATGAGGAAGTCCATAAATCAAATCTACATTTATAGAGTGAATCCCAGCATCTCTTGCTATATTCATTACATTTTGAGTTGTTTCATAAGGTTGGATTCTATGAATAGTTTTTTGAACCTCTTCATTTAAGTCTTGTACTCCAAAACTTAATCTGTTACATCCACCTTTTTTTAATACTGCCATATGTTCTTTAGTAAAATATCTTGGGTCAACTTCACATGAAATTTCAGCATCTTCACTAAAATTAGGAAAAGTTTCTTTTAACATAGTTATAACTTCATCTAATTGTTCAGGCGAAAAATAAGTTGGTGTTCCTCCGCCAAAGTGCATTTGAGTAACAGTTCTATTTGTATTTAATGCATCTTTTAATAAATCCAATTCTTTTTTTAAATACTCTAAGTATTTAACTTTTTTATCTTCTTTTGAAGTAAAAATAACATTGCATCCACAAAAGTAACAGGCACTTCTACAAAAAGGTAAATGTATATAAAGTGATAAATTTCTATCATCACTTTGATTTTTATAGTACTCTTTTAAATCTTGTTCAGTAAAATCTTCAGAGAACTCTGGTGCTGTAGGATATGAAGTATATCTAGGCCCTGGTTTTGAATATTTTTCAAATTTTTTAAAATCAATCATTATATCTTCTTATTTTGTATTTTGTCTATCTAACCAAACCATAACACCTTTTTGTGCATGTAGTCTATTTTCAGCCTCTTCAAAAATTAAACTTTGGTCACCTTCAATTACACTTTCACTTACCTCATAACCTCTATAAGCTGGTAAACAATGTAAGAATATTGCATCTGACGTACCTAATTTCATCATTTCATCATCTACGATATACCCATCAAAGTCTTTTATTCTTTTCTCTTTTTCATCCTCTTGTCCCATTGAAACCCAAGTATCTGTAGTTATTACATTTGCACCTTTAACTGCTTCTTTAGGATCATTTGTAACAATAATTTTTGCACCTGATTCTTTAGCAAAAGCGTAAGCATCATCTAAAATATTTTTATCTACTTCATAACCTATTGGAGTAGCTATTCTTAATTCAAAACCAAGTTTTGATGCAAGCATAAGCCAAGAGTGTGTCATATTATTACCATCACCAACATATGCTGCTACAAGATTTTTATCTAAACCTTTTTCTTGAATAGTTAAATAATCAGCCATAAGTTGTACAGGATGGTATTCATTTGTTAAACCATTTATCACAGGAACTTTTGAATATTTAGCAAACTCTTCTAATTTACTTTGTTCAAATGTTCTAATCATAACCATATCAACCATTCTTGAAATAACTCTAGCTGTATCACTCATAGGTTCGCCACGTCCAAGTTGAATATCATTAGAAGATAAGAAAAGTCCGATTCCACCTAATTGATAAATACCTGTTTCAAAACTAACTCTAGTTCTTGTACTACTTTTTTCAAAAATCATACCTAAAGTATATCTTGGTAAATAATCTTTATAAACTCTATTTTTAGTCTCTTTCTTGATTTTTGCTGCTAAGTCTAAAATTTCTAAAATTTCTTCTTTTGTATAGTCTCTTAATGTTAAAAAGTGTCTCATGATTTAACCTTTCATTTTAAAAAAGAATCAATTTTAACCAAAAACCATTTACTATTAACTTAAAAATTATGAATTCTCTTTTAAAGGTACTCATAAAAATTATTATTTATTCTTTAAAGCCCATTTCGTGACACTTTAGTGACTTTTTATATTATTATTTTTTAAGATGAATACTCCTATTATACACTTTTAAAAGGATCAATATGATAGAAAATATACTCAAAAGAGATGGCTCTTATGAAAAATTTCAAGCATACAAAATAAAAGATGTAATAAAAAAAGCTTTTAAAAGCGTACATACAACTTATGATGCTACTGTTTATTTAAATGTAATTGAACAATTAAATAAAAAAAGAGTATTTGCAGTAGAAGATGTACAAGATTTAATTGAAAATGAATTATACAAAGCAAGATATTTTGAAGTTATGAAATCTTTTATGTTATATAGACATATGCATAAAATGCAAAGAGAACAAATTTTAGGACTTAATGAAGATACAACTTATATAAATTCAACACAAACTATAGAAGAGTATATAAATGGTACTGATTGGAGAATTAATGCTAATTCAAATACTGGATATTCCCATGCAGGTCTAATTAATAATAGTGCAGGGAAGATTATAGCTAATTATTGGCTTGACAAAATTTATACTAAAGAAGAAGGTTATGCACATAGGAATGCTGATTATCATATTCATGATTTAGATTGTTTAAGTGGATATTGTGCAGGTTGGAGTTTAAGAGTATTACTTGATGAAGGATTTAATGGTGTAAGAGGTAGAGTTGAGAGTTGTGCTCCTAACCATTTTAGAGAAGCACTAGGTCAGATGGCAAACTTTTTAGGTATATTACAAAGTGAATGGGCCGGAGCTCAAGCTTTTTCTTCATTTGATACATATTTAGCACCATATGTATTTAAAGATGCCTTATCTTTTGAAGATGTCAAAAAAAATATTAGAAGTTTTATTTATAATCTAAATGTTCCAGCAAGATGGGGACAAAGTCCTTTTACAAATATTACTATCGATTGGACAGTACCTAGTGATTTAAAAGATCAAACACCAACAAAAAACCAGAAACATCTATTTACTAATATAAAAGATAAAGATTTACTTCAAAAAGCAAAACAAAGAGGTTTTGATACTTTAGAGAATATGACATATAAAGCTTTTCAAGTTGAGATGAATATGATTAATAAAGCTTATTATGAAGTTATGACTGAAGGGGATAAAACAGGTCAACCTTTTACTTTTCCAATTCCAACAGTAAATATTACTGAAGATTTTGATTGGTATGGAGAAAATACAGATTTACTTTTTGAGAATACTGCAAAGATTGGTTCATCTTATTTTCAAAATTTTATAGGTAGTCAATATATAAAAGATAAAAATGGGAAACTTATACCAAATAACGAAGCTTATAAACCAGGGCATGTAAGATCAATGTGTTGTAGATTACAATTAGATTTAAGAGAATTATTAAAAAGGGGTGGTGGTCTATTTGGAAGTGCGGAGATGACAGGAAGTATAGGTGTTGTTACAATCAATATGGCAAGACTAGGGTATCTATATAAAGATGATAAAGAAGCCCTTCTTAATAGACTTGAAGAGCTTATGGATTTAGCACAATCAACTTTAGAGAAAAAAAGAGTTTTTATAAATGATTTATATGAAAGAGGATTATTCCCATACACAAAAAGATATCTTCCAAGTTTTAATAACCATTTTTCAACAATAGGTGTAAATGGTATAAATGAGATGATTATTAATTTTACAGAAAAGAAATATGATATATCAAAAGATGAAGGGATATCTTTTGCAATTGAGATTTTAGATTTCATGAGAAAGAGAATGATTAAATATCAAGAAGAAACAGGAAATCTATATAACCTTGAAGCAACACCTGCTGAAGGGACTACATATAGATTTGCAAAAGAAGATAAAAAAAGATATTCAGATATTCATCAAGCAGGATTTGGGAAAAATATTTTTTATACAAATTCATCTCAATTACCAGTTGATTTTACAGATGATATATTTGAAGCATTAAATTTGCAAGATGAACTTCAAGGCAAATACACTGGTGGAACTGTATTACATCTTTATATGAGAGAAAGAATAAGTTCAATAGAAGCTTGTAGAAAATTGATTAAAAATGTTATATCAAATTACACTTTGCCATATATAACAATAAGTCCTGTATTTTCTATTTGCCCAAAACATGGCTATATAGATGGAGAATATGAATATTGTCCAAAATGTGATGAAGAAATTTTAGATGAGGAGTTAAATAATGAAAAGCTTAGAGCCTAGTAAATTAAAAGAAAAGAGAACTAGATGTATTGTATACACTAGAGTTATGGGTTACCATAGACCAGTTGAAAGTTTCAATATCGGTAAAAAGGGTGAACATTCTCAAAGGGTGAAATTTATTGAAAAAAATTATCTATAATATAACACCTTTTACAACTGTTGATTATAAAGATCATTTATCTTGTATTGTATGGTTTATATCATGCAATATGAGATGCAGGTATTGCTATAATCCTAATATAGTAAATTCTAAAAATGGTGAATATACTCTTGAGGATTTAATAGATTTTTTAAAAAGAAGAGTAGGGTTATTAGATTCTGTAGTTTTAAGTGGTGGAGAGGCTACACTTCATGATTTACAAACTATTTGTAATGATATAAAAGATCTTGGCTTTAAGATAAAATTAGACACCAATGGTTCTAATCCAAAATTATTAAATACACTTATAAAAAATAACTTATTAGATTTTGTTGCGTTGGACTTTAAATCAAATGAAAAAAATTTTAATAAAATTACAAAATCATATTTTTACGACAAGTTTATACAAAGTTTAGATGTTTTACTTAATTCAAGTGTAGATTACGAAGTTAGAACAACACTTCATAAAGATTTATTAAATGAAAATGATATAAATGAAATGCAGGAAACTTTGCATAAAATTGGATACAAAAATGACTATTTTATTCAAAATTTTTTAGAAGTTGAAAACTTAACAAATATGAAAAAATCAATAAACTTTTTTGATAAAACTAAAGTAAATAATCACTTAAATATTATCTACAGAGATTAAATAACCTTGTCCTGAAATATTTTTTATTAATTCTTTTGAAGTTTTTTTTCTAAATCTTTTTATAAAAGTTCTAACTCTTTCATCAGTTACTGTCTCATTTTCCCAAAGTTTTTGTTTTAATTCATCTGTACTTGTAATAGTATTTTTATTTTGTATTAATAGATATATAAAATTTTTTTCTCTTTTTGTAATATTAATCAGCTGTTCATCTTCAAAAAGATTATTTGTATTATTATCAAAAGTAAAATGTTTATTTAAGCATATAATTCTACTTTTATCTAATTTTGAAGCAATAGTAATTATATATTCTAATAATTCATCTGGATCAAAAGGCTTTATAAAATATTTAGTTATACCAATATCTATTGCTTTTAATAGTTTTTCTTTGTCAGAAAAAGCACTAAGTACAATGATAGGAATATTTTCGTTTTCTTTTCTTATCTCTTTTGTCATATCTAAACCATCTAATTTTGGCATCATAATATCAGTAATGATTAAATCTGGATTAATCTTTTTATATTTTTCTAAGCCCTCTTCACCATTATTTGCAATTGTAAAAGAAAAAAAATAGTCAGAAATTGCATCTTTTAATAATTTGGAGATATTTACCTCATCTTCAACAAATAAAACTTTTAATTCTTTTAATATATTTTCATTATTTCTCAAACTACACTTCCTATAGGAATTTTTATTATAAATAGTAATCCATTATCTTTATTTTTAGCTTCTATTGTTCCATCTAAACTTTTTTCAATAATCATTTTTGACATAAACAAACCTAAACCAGTACCATTGCTTTGGTGTTTTGTTGTAAAATAGGGTTCAAATACTTTTTCCAAGTTTTTATTACTTACTCCACCAGCATTATCCTTAAATATTAGTGTTACACCATTTTTATCTTTAATGCTTTTTATTAAAATTTTTCTTTTTTCAATATTATTAATATTAAAAGCTTCACTTGAATTTTGAATTAGATTAATTAAAACTTGTGATAATTCATTTAATACTCCAAAAAGTTCTATTTTTTCAAACTCTTTTTCTACAAGAATATTTTCTTTTTGCAAAAGTTTTTTAGTGATTAATAATGCTTCTTCAATTGAATCACATAATAAAAATTTTTCTTTAGGTTTATTAGGATTAAAAAAGTTTGAAAAGTCTTCGATAGTTTGTGACATATTATCAATAATTTCCATTGAATCTTTATAATATTCATTTAATTTTTCTAAATTTGAAGTTTTAGCACTCTTCTTAATATTGAACATTGTTAAACTCAATTCAGTTAGTGGTTGTCTCCATTGGTGTGCTATGTTTGCTAACATTTGTCCTAAACTTGCCATACGCGACTGCCAAAACAACATCTTTTGTTTCTCTTCATTTTTAGCAATCTCTTCTTCTACTCTTTGTTCTAAAGTTTGATTTAGTTC is a window of Halarcobacter sp. DNA encoding:
- a CDS encoding (Fe-S)-binding protein, with translation MSEIQKFDYTKISDDCVKCGKCKPVCTIFNINQDETTSPRGFIDLLGAYKRDELELDKNAKDIFESCFLCTNCVEVCPNDLPTDMIIEQVRSDIAKKYGIAWYKRAFFYLLRHRKTMDFLAKLGWVFQTCGLKIDKAKESALPRFSLPIVKKDRALPFADKKTFLNKYPENIPAKNQVELSDGRKNKVAIFIGCMGNYSYTNIGDALVDVLKKLDVNIFIPKKQLCCGAPAYFTGDFDTVDYLVKKNIEYFETWIDEVDAIIIPEATCSAMINQDWEHYLHNQPEWKERAAKISKKVLLATKWLENSTKLKEKLAASNKKINEVITYHDPCHARKMQNVWQEPRELLKQNYVINEMSDPNRCCGFGGVTMQTEKYHFAKAAGVPKAAMIKDTKAQIVSAECSACRMQITNSLHQANVDVKFKNPIELIAEALD
- the hemN gene encoding oxygen-independent coproporphyrinogen III oxidase, whose protein sequence is MIDFKKFEKYSKPGPRYTSYPTAPEFSEDFTEQDLKEYYKNQSDDRNLSLYIHLPFCRSACYFCGCNVIFTSKEDKKVKYLEYLKKELDLLKDALNTNRTVTQMHFGGGTPTYFSPEQLDEVITMLKETFPNFSEDAEISCEVDPRYFTKEHMAVLKKGGCNRLSFGVQDLNEEVQKTIHRIQPYETTQNVMNIARDAGIHSINVDLIYGLPHQNKKTFHETIEQIIKLNPDRLAVFNYAHVPWLMKTMRKFDESTFAPPTEKLEILKDTIDFFTTNGYKMVGMDHFAKPEDELFKAIEKGELHRNFQGYTTKGGADLIGIGVTSIGNGVDYYAQNFKDLKQYEASLDEGKLPTFKGYKLSEDDILRQYVIMELMSNFSLNIKRVEEKFNIDFYDYFNEDLKMLTEFIEADLVSIVDDKIQVSQTGTMLIRNICMPFDAYLKKVPENKRRFSKTI
- the argF gene encoding ornithine carbamoyltransferase translates to MRHFLTLRDYTKEEILEILDLAAKIKKETKNRVYKDYLPRYTLGMIFEKSSTRTRVSFETGIYQLGGIGLFLSSNDIQLGRGEPMSDTARVISRMVDMVMIRTFEQSKLEEFAKYSKVPVINGLTNEYHPVQLMADYLTIQEKGLDKNLVAAYVGDGNNMTHSWLMLASKLGFELRIATPIGYEVDKNILDDAYAFAKESGAKIIVTNDPKEAVKGANVITTDTWVSMGQEDEKEKRIKDFDGYIVDDEMMKLGTSDAIFLHCLPAYRGYEVSESVIEGDQSLIFEEAENRLHAQKGVMVWLDRQNTK
- a CDS encoding ribonucleoside triphosphate reductase → MIENILKRDGSYEKFQAYKIKDVIKKAFKSVHTTYDATVYLNVIEQLNKKRVFAVEDVQDLIENELYKARYFEVMKSFMLYRHMHKMQREQILGLNEDTTYINSTQTIEEYINGTDWRINANSNTGYSHAGLINNSAGKIIANYWLDKIYTKEEGYAHRNADYHIHDLDCLSGYCAGWSLRVLLDEGFNGVRGRVESCAPNHFREALGQMANFLGILQSEWAGAQAFSSFDTYLAPYVFKDALSFEDVKKNIRSFIYNLNVPARWGQSPFTNITIDWTVPSDLKDQTPTKNQKHLFTNIKDKDLLQKAKQRGFDTLENMTYKAFQVEMNMINKAYYEVMTEGDKTGQPFTFPIPTVNITEDFDWYGENTDLLFENTAKIGSSYFQNFIGSQYIKDKNGKLIPNNEAYKPGHVRSMCCRLQLDLRELLKRGGGLFGSAEMTGSIGVVTINMARLGYLYKDDKEALLNRLEELMDLAQSTLEKKRVFINDLYERGLFPYTKRYLPSFNNHFSTIGVNGINEMIINFTEKKYDISKDEGISFAIEILDFMRKRMIKYQEETGNLYNLEATPAEGTTYRFAKEDKKRYSDIHQAGFGKNIFYTNSSQLPVDFTDDIFEALNLQDELQGKYTGGTVLHLYMRERISSIEACRKLIKNVISNYTLPYITISPVFSICPKHGYIDGEYEYCPKCDEEILDEELNNEKLRA
- the nrdD gene encoding anaerobic ribonucleoside-triphosphate reductase, coding for MKSLEPSKLKEKRTRCIVYTRVMGYHRPVESFNIGKKGEHSQRVKFIEKNYL